DNA sequence from the Streptomyces sp. CA-210063 genome:
GCCCGTCGTACGCCAGTTTCTGAACGGCCGGATGCAGGGGCCGATCGGTATGGCGGAGGAGAAGGACGCCGCCCAGGTCGAGCAGGAGCTGGCACAGCTCGGCGACGGCGAGCACACCACGACGCCCGGCAGTCAGGAGCTGCCTCCCCGCCTGCTGCCGGGTCCGGGCATCACCAGGCCGCCCCGCTGGGAGGCCATCGCCAAGCGGGAGGCCGAACCGCGTCGGCGGGAGGTGGCCGGAGCGTGAGCCTGTCGCCGACCGGAGCGCTGCGGCACTCGGGCAACCTCTTCGCCATGGCGTTGGACGTCGTGCGGACCATCCCCCGACGGCCGTTCCAGGCGCGGGAGTTCATCCAGCAGACGTGGTTCGTCGCGAGCGTCACGATCCTGCCCACGGCCCTCGTGTCGATCCCCTTCGGGGCCGTCATCGCCCTCCAGATAGGCAGCCTGACCCGGCAACTCGGCGCCCAGTCCTTCGCGGGTGCCGCCTCCGTCCTCGCCGTCCTGCGGGAGGCCTCGCCGATCGTCACCGCGCTGCTGATCGCGGGCGCGGGCGGTACGGCGATCTGCGCGGACCTCGGGGCGCGCAAGATCCGGGACGAGATCGACGCCATGCAGGTACTCGGCATCGACCCGATCCACCGGCTGGTCGTACCCCGCGTACTGGCCTCCATGGTGGTGGCCGTGCTGCTCAACGGCCTGGTGTCGGTCGTGGGCGTGGCCGGCGGCTACTTCTTCAACGTGATCCTCCAGAACGGCACGCCCGGCGCGTATCTGGCGTCCTTCACCACCCTCGCCCAGCTCTCCGACCTGTGGGCGGCGGAGGTGAAGGCGCTGGTGTTCGGGGCGATCGCCGGGATCGTCGCCTCGTACAAGGGGCTCACCGCGAAGGGCGGACCCAAGGGCGTCGGCGACGCGGTCAACCAGTCCGTGGTGATCACCTTCATGTTGCTGTTCGTGACCAACTTCGTGATGACCGCGGTGTACTTCCAAGTCGTCCCGCAGAGGGGCTGAGGGAACCGACGATGCGACCTCTACGACTCCTCGACCGCCCGCTCCGCTCGCTGGAGGAGCTGGGCACCCAACTCTCCTTCTACGGCCGCTCGCTCGCGTGGACCGGCCGCACCCTGCGCCGCTACAAGAAGGAGATCGTGCGGCTGCTCGCCGAGGTGAGCTTCGGGCGCGGGGCACTGGCCGTCGTCGGCGGCACGGTCGGCGTCATCGCCTTCCTGTCGTTCTTCACCGGCACCGAGGTGGGCCTCCAGGGCTACGCGGCCCTCAACCAGCTCGGCACCTCCAACTTCGTGGCCTTCCTGTCGGCGTACTTCAACACCCGGGAGATCGCCCCGCTGGTGGCCGGACTCGCCCTGTCCGCCACGGTCGGCGCCGGCTTCACCGCACAGCTCGGAGCGATGCGGATCAGTGAGGAGACCGACGCCCTGGAGGTGATGGGCGTGCCCTCGCTGCCGTTCCTGGTGACCACCAGGATGGTCGCCGGTTTCGTCGCCGTGATCCCGCTGTACGTGATCGGCCTGCTGTCCTCCTACCTCGCCGCCCGCACCATCACCACCGTCTACTACGGGCAGTCGACCGGCACGTACGACCACTACTTCCACCAGTACCTGCCGCCCGTCGACGTCCTGTGGTCCTTCGGCAAGGTGATCGTCTTCGCCGTACTGATCATCCTGGTGCACTGCTACTACGGCTACTACGCGAGCGGCGGACCCGCCGGGGTCGGCGTCGCCGTGGGCCGTGCGGTGCGGACCTCGATCGTCGCCATCAACGTCCTGGACTTCTTTCTGAGCCTCGCGATCTGGGGCGCCAACACGACCGTACGGATCGCGGGGTGAGGTCGATGAGAGTACTGAGACTTCGGTTGTACGGCGTCGCCTTCGTGGCCGTGCTCGCGCTGCTGCTGTCGCTCGCCGTGGCCGTCTACCAGCAGGCGTTCACCTCGGTGGTGCGCATCACCCTGGAGGCCGGCAGCCTCGGCAACCAGCTGGATCCGCGCGCCGACGTCAAGCTGCGCGGGCTGCTGGTCGGCGAGGTCCGCGCGGTGCGCGCGGACGGCGAGAAGGCGACCCTCGACATCGCGCTCAAGCCGGAGCACGTCGCGTTCATCCCGGCGGACGTGCACGCCCGGCTGCTGCCCAAGACGCTGTTCGGCGAGAAGTACGTCGACCTCGTCGCACCGCGCGGCTCCTCGGCCCGGCCCATCCGCGCCGGGGACGTCATCACCCAGGACCGTACGAAGGCGGGCATGGAACTGCAGCGGTTGCTGAACGACCTGCTGCCGCTGCTGCGCACGGTCGAGCCGGCCGAACTGAACGCCACACTCTCGGCGTTCGCCACCGCGCTGGAGGGCCGCGGCGACCGGATCGGAGACAACCTCACCCGCGTCGAAAGCTATCTGCGCCGCCTCAACCCGCATCTGCCGGCCCTCAAGGAGGACATCTCGCGCTTCGCCGATGTCGCCGAGGTGTACGGGGACGCGGCGCCCGACCTGATGCGGATCCTGCGGAACACGGTCACCACCAGCCGCACGGTCGTCGAGAAGAAGGACCGGCTGGCCGCCGCGCTCCGCACCACGGCGACCGTCGCGGGCACCGGTGAGAACTTCTTCGACACGAACGGCGACCGGCTGATCACGCTGGGCCGGGTCTCCCGACCCACCCTGGAACTGTTCGCCCGCTACTCACCCGAGTACCCCTGCCTCCTCGAAGGCCTGGTCCGGCAGGAGAAGGCGTCCGAGGAGGCGTTCCGGGGCGGCCGGATGCGGATCACCCTCGAAGTCGTACGCCCGCAGGCCGCGTACGAGCCCGGCGAGGAGCCGCGCTACGCCGAGCGGTCCGGGCCGGACTGCCGGGGGCTGCCCCGTCCACCGGTGCCCGCACCCCACACGGAGCTCAACGACGGTACGTCGCCCGGCGGTTCGGGCGGCGCCCTGCCCGGAGGTGCCCACGTGTCCGCCACCGAGGCCGAGCAGCGGGCCGTGGGCTCGCTCGTGGCCCCCGTCCTGGGCGTACCGGCGGACGAGGTGCCGCCCGTCGCGACCCTGTTGTTCGGCCCGCTGGCCAGGGGAACGGCGGTGAGCGTCGCATGAGGACCACAGGAGCCCGTCAAGCCGCCGCCCCGCTGGTGAAGTTCGGCGTCTTCGCGCTGGTCACGATCCTGGCGACGGCCCTGCTCGCCGCCACCATCGTCAACATCTCCTTCGCGCCGAAGGACACCTACCGGGCGGTGTTCAGCGATGTGACCGGCCTGGAGGAGGGCGACGACATCCGCGTGGCCGGGGTGCGGGTCGGCGAGGTCGAGGGCATCCGGATCAAGGACCGGACGCTGGCCGAGGTCACCTTCACGGTCATCGCGGACCGCCCACTCCTCACCAGTACCGGCGCGGTCGTCCGCTACCGGAACCTGGTCGGGCAGCGGTACATCGCGCTCACCGAGGGCGTCGGCGACAGCACCCGGCTGCGGCCCGGCGGCACCATCCCGCTGTCCAGGACCCAGCCCGCGCTGGACCTCAACGCGCTGCTGAACGGCTTCAAGCCGCTGTTCGCCGCGCTCAGCCCGAGTGACGTCAACCAGCTCGCCACCGAGATCATCAAAACCCTGCAGGGCGAGGGCGGCACGGTGAACAGCCTGCTCGCGCACACGGCGTCGCTCACCACGACGCTCGCCGACCGCGACGAGCTGATCGGCTCCGTGATCGACAACCTCAACTCCGTACTGAAGACGCTCGACCGGCGCGGTGCCCGCTTCTCCGGGCTGCTGAAGCAACTGCGGCGGGTGATCTCCGGACTGTCCACCGACCGCAAGCCCATCGGGAAGTCCCTGGTGAGCATCGGCGACCTCACGGAGGCCACGTCGGGGCTCCTGCACGACGCCCGCCCGCCGCTGAAGGACGACATCGCCGGGCTGGGCGAGCTCACCGGAACGCTGAACAGGAACGAGAAGACCGTGGAGGGCGTCCTGAAGCGGCTGCCGAACAAGCTCACCGAGCTGACGGGGACGGCGTCCTACGGCTCGTGGTTCAACTTCTACCTCTGCGACTTCGACGGACGGATCGTGCTGCCGAAGACGGAGCAGGTACTCACCCCCGAGTTCCACGTGGCGCGGGCGAGGTGCGGCGCATGAGGATCCGCATCGTGCCGCGCAGGACGCGGCGCCGCCGCCCCGAGCCCCTGATGAAGGTGCGCGTCCTGCCACCGAGGCTGCCCGGGCTGTCGAAGCTGCTCGGACTGCCGAAGCCGCGGCTTCTCCCGCGCGGGAAGCGACGCCCCGAGCCTCTCGTGAAGGTGCGCGTTCTGCCACCGAGGCTGCCGAGGATCAGGCTGCCCCGGAAGGCGGGCCGCCCGCGGCTGAAGCCGTTCCGGGACCGCAACCCCGTCGTCGTCGGCGCGGTCGGCCTCACCACCCTCGCGCTGCTGACCGTGGCCGCGTTCAACGCCGACAGCCTGCCGGTGATCGGCGGCGGCGAGACGTACAGCGCCGCCTTCTCGGAGGCGGGCGGCCTCAAGCCGGGCGACGAGGTGCGGATCGCCGGGGTCAAGGTCGGCAAGGTCGAGGACGTCGATCTCGACGGCGACCACGTCAAGGTGACCTTCAAGGTCAAGCACGACCCGGACTTCGGCACCGGGACCGGTGCGTCCATCCGGGTCAAGACGATCCTCGGCGCGAAGTACCTGGCGCTGCACCCGAAGGGACCGGGCCAACTGGAGCCGGGCAGCGAGATCCCGCTGCGGCGGACGGTGTCCGCGTACGACGTCGTGCAGGCCTTCAGCGACCTGACGACCACGACGGAGGAGGTCGACGCGGAACAGCTCGCCAAGGCGCTGGACACGATCTCCACCACCTTCCAGGACTCGCCCGCGGAGGTCCGGGCCTCCATCAAGGGACTGTCACGGATCTCCCGGACGGTGGCCTCGCGCGACAAGGCGCTGCGCGGGCTCCTCGACCACGCGAACGGGGTCACCGGGGTCCTGGCCGACCACTCGGAGGACTTCTCCGCGCTGGTGAAGGACGGCGACAAGCTGTTCAAGGAGATCAGCAAGCGGCGCGCCGCGATCCACAAACTGCTCAAGAACTCCGCCCTGCTGGGCATCGAGCTCTCCGGCCTGGTCGAGGACAACCGGGAGGAGATCGGGCCCGCGCTCAAGAACCTCAACACCTTCGTCAGGATGCTCGAACGCAACCAGGCGAGCCTGGACCGGAGCGTCAAGCTGCTCGCGCCCTACGTCCGGGTCTTCACCAACACCCTCGGCAACGGCCAGTGGTTCGACTCCTACGTCCAGAACCTGGTCGCCGCCCCGGTGGTGCCACGTACGGGAGGCTCACGATGACCAGGCGCCCGTCCGTCCCGCGCACCCTGGCACTGCTCACCGCGCTCGCGGTCCTCGCCGCGCTCGCGGTCGTACTGTGGCCGCGCCCCCAGGCCGTCCGGGTCACGGCGTACTTCCCGCGCACCGTCGGTATCTACCCCGGCTCGGACGTCCGTGTCCTCGGCGTCCGCATCGGCGAGGTCAAGCGGATCACCCCGGAGGGCAGCCGGGTGCGCGTCGAGCTGGAGTACGAGGAGGGCCGCAGGCTGCCCGCCGACGCGCAGGCCGCCATCATCAACTCCTCGGTCGTCAGCGACCGTTACGTGCAGCTGCTGCCGGTGTACCGCAAGGGCCCGGTACTGCGGGACGGCGACGTCATTCCCGAGTCGCGCACGGCCGTCCCCGTCGAGCTGGACCGGATCTTCGACAGCCTGCACACCACGTCCGAGGCGCTCGGCCCGAAGGGCGCGAACAAGGACGGCTCCCTGTCGCGGCTGCTGGGCGTGAGCGCGGACAACCTCGAAGGCCAGGGCGAGAACCTCAACCAGACCGTCGAGGATCTCTCGCAGGCCGTCACCACCTTGTCCGACGGGCGGGGTGACCTGTTCGGCACCGTACAGAACCTCCAGGTGTTCACGGCCGCGCTGGCGGCCGACGACCGACGCGTCCGGTCGTTCAACGGCAGCCTCGCCGACGTGGCGGAGCAGCTCGCCGGGGAGCGCAAGGACCTCGCGGCGGCGCTGGAGCACCTGGGTGCGGCACTCGGCGACGTGTCGGAGTTCGTGAAGAAGAACAAGAAGTCACTGACCTCGAACGTGCGGGGCCTCAGCAAGGTCACCAAGGTCCTGGTCACCCAACGCGCCGCGCTGGAGGAGCTGTTGGAGGTCGCCCCCACGGGTCTGTCGAACCTGCAGAACGCCTACAACGCCTCCGCCGGCACGCTCGACACCCGCAACAACCCCGAGGAGCCGCAGGACCCGGCCTCCCTCCTGTGCTCCCTTCTGAAGACGATCGGGGACGAGGGCGGCAAGAACCCCGACTGCGCGGAGCTGAAGAAGCTCTTCGACTCCCTGCCCGAGGTACCGACGGCCCCCGCCACGACGGGCACGGTCGACCGAACGCTCGGCGGAATCCTGGAGGCCCGAGCATGAGCCCGCCTACGAACCGACGCATGAGCCCGCGTACGAGGCGAGACGTGAGCGTGTCGCGCAGGGGACGGATGGTCGCGTGGACGGCCGCCGGTTCGCTGCTGCTGTCGGGCTGCGGGTTCAACGGCTGGTACGACGTCCAGCTCCCCGGAGGAGCGGCGGCGGACGGCCGCGCCTACCACGTCACGGTCGAGTTCAGGGACGTACTGGACCTGGTGCCGCAGTCGGCGGTCAAGGTCGATGGCGTCACCGTGGGCGCGGTCGAGAAGGTGGAGCTGGTCGGCTGGCACGCCCGGGTCCGACTGCGCGTCGCCGACTCGGTGAAGCTGCCCGCCAACGCGGTCGCCGATCTCCGCCAGACCAGCATGCTCGGCGAGAAGTACGTGGCGCTGTCCGCGCCGGTCGGTACCGCGCCCGTCGGACGGCTCCGCGACGGCGACCGCGTCCCGCTGTCCCGCAGCGGACGCAACCCGGAGATCGAGGAGGTGCTGTCCGCCCTGTCCGCGCTTCTCAACGGCGGCGGCGTCGCCCAGCTCAAGACGATCACCGTCGAGCTCAACAAGGCCCTGGAGGGCCGCGAGAACCGGGTCAGGTCCCTGCTCACGGAACTCGACACGTTCCTCGGCGGCCTCGACGGGCAGCGCGCGGACATCGTCCGCGCCCTCAAGGGCATCGACCGGCTGGCCAAGCGGCTGAGGAAGGAGGAGAAGACGATCGCCGAGGCCGTCGACACGCTGCCGCCCGCGCTGAAGGTCCTCGCCGACCAGCGCCGTGACCTGACACGGATGCTCACCGCCCTGTCGAAGCTGGGCAAGACCGGCACCCGCGTCGTGAACGCCTCGCGGGACGACACCGTCGCCAACCTCAAGCAGCTGAGGCCGATCCTGCAGCAGCTCGACAAGGCGGGCGACGACCTGCCCAACTCCCTTGAGCTGCTGACCACTTATCCATTCCCGCGCAACGTGGTCGACGCCGTCGAGGGCGACTACGTCAACCTCGCGGTCACCGCCGACCTCGACCTGGCGGGCATCTACGGCAACGTCACGGACAAGCCCGGCGAGTCCGGCGGCTCCGGTGAGGGTGACGAAGGCTCCGGCACCCCGGACCTCCCGGACCTGCCGGACCTCCCGGACGTGCCCGGTGTCCCGACGCCGACCGCGCTGCCCAAGGCCCCGGAGGTTCCGGTCGAGCCTTCGGCGCCCACGGACGGCGACGACCTGCTGTGCCCGCCGGTGTGCACCGCGGGCTACGGCCCCCGAGGGGACTCCGGCCGCCTCCCGGCGGGGATCGACCTCGCGCTCGCCGAGCTCATGCTGAAGGGAATACAGCCGTGATCACACGTACGGTCAAGGCCCAGCTGCTCGCCTTCGCCGTCCTCACCGGCGTGGGGGTGTCGTACGTCGGCGCCGAGTACACGGGCCTGGTGGACGACGTCCTCGACCGCGGCTACACCGTGCGGGCCGACTTCGCCGCGTCCGGGGGCATCTTCTCCGGCGCCGAGGTCACCTACCGAGGGGTGCCGGTGGGCCGGGTGGGCGAGCTGCGGCTGTCCGGCTCGGGGGTGTCGGTGGCCCTGGAGATCGAGGACGACGCACCCCGTATTCCGGCCGACACCCTGGCGGTGGTCGCCAACCGTTCGGCGGTGGGGGAGCAGTACGTCGATCTGCAACCGCGGCGGACCGGCGGACCGTACCTGCTCGACGGCAGCCCGATACCGCGCGAGCGCACGCGGGTGCCGCTGCCCACCACCGACCTCGTCGTCAGCCTCGACCGGTTGGTCAACTCGGTCGGCAAGGACGATCTGCGGACCACCGTCGACGAGTTGGGCAAGGCCTTCTCCGGCACCGGGCCACGGCTGAGCCGGCTGGTGGACTCGGGCAACGAACTCGTCGAGGCGGCGTCGGACACGCTCCCGGAGACGATCTCGCTGATCGAGGACTCGCGGACGGTACTCAAGACACAGTCCGACCAGGGTTCGGCCATCAAGTCGTTCTCCCGCGATCTGGCGGCGCTCACGGCTGAGTTGAAGGCGAGTGACGGGGACCTGCGCCGGCTGATCGACAACGCGGTGCCCGCCGCACAGGAGATCGACTCCCTGCTGAAGTCCACCCGGCCGGACCTGCCGGTCCTGCTGGCCAACCTCATCAGCGGCGGCCAGGTCACCGTGGCGCGGCTGCCCGGAGTCGAACAGGCCCTGGTCACCTTCCCGGTCGTCGTCGCCGGCAGCTACACGGTCGTCCCGGGCGACGGCACCACCCACTTCGGCCTCGTCCTCGGCGCCGACGACCCGCCGCCGTGCACCCAGGGGTACGACGGGACACGGCGGCGCGACCCCGCCGACACCAGCACGCGCCCGGCGAACACCGACGCACGTTGCACGGCGCCGCGCGGCAGCGACACCTCGGTGCGCGGCGCGCAGAACGCCCCCGGCGCGTCGGCGGGTTCGTACGGCGCCGAACGGGCCGCATACGTCACCCCGTACGACCCGGACACCGGCACCGCCACCGGCCCGGACGGGACACCCGTCGAGATCGGCTCGACGGGCGGCGAACAGACCGTCTTCGGAAAGGAGTCGTGGCAATGGCTACTCGTCGGACCGATGGCATGAACGTCGGCGGTGGGAAGACCGAGGGCATGAACGTCGGCGGTGGGAAGCGGGGGCGCCACAGGGCGCTGTCCGCCGGACTCGTCGTCGCGACCGTCCTGACGACCGCGCTGTCGGTCTGGCTGGCCGTGGGGCTGTCCGGGCAGCGCGCGGCGGAGCAGCGGCGGCAGGACGTCCTGGCGGCGGCCCGCCAGTCGGCGCTGAACTTCACCTCGCTCGACTACCGCCACTACGACCGGGACAGCGGGAACGTGCTCAAGAGCGCCACCGGCGACTTCAAGGAGCAGTTCGCCGCGCAGACCGACCAGTTGACCGAACTGGTCGCCGAGAACAAGTCCGTGTCCGAGGGGCAGGTCCTCGAAGCGGGCATCGTGCGGTCCGACACCCGGTCCGCCCGGGTTCTGGTCGTCGCCGACAGCAAGGTGACCAACACCGCCGTGCCCGACGGAGAGGCGCGCACCTACCGGCTCCAGCTCGACCTCGTACTCAAGGACGGCCAATGGCTGACCTCCGACGTCGAGTTCGTGGGCTGACGACCGGCCTCCCGTACGAACAGCAGGCACCAGAGTTGAGGAGAAAGACCGTGGTGAACACGACCTCGCGAAGCCGCGGCGCCGGCTCCCCCGCCCGCCGCACCATGACCGCGGCCGCCCGCGCGGCGGCCAAGCGCACCCGACGCGTGGAGGACCCCGCCAACGAGGCACCACCACGGGCCGAGGAGCGGTACTCCGGGCGCACGGTGGTGATCGATGCTCCGGGAGGGTGGGACGACCCGCCGGAGCCGGCCCCGGAGCCGGACCAGGTGCCTGAGTCCGAGGCGGTGCCGGAGGAGGGCGCGTCCGTACGACGGCCCTGGCGACGGCTGCTCACGATGACGCTCTGCGTCGTGCTCGTGGGAGGTCTGGTCGCCCTCGCCGTGCTCGGCCGGCAGTACCGGGAGGGGCTGCGCGCGGAACAGGCGCGGGGAGAGGCGCTCGCGGCCGCGCGGAAGGCGGCGCCCGTCGTCCTGTCGTACGACTACCGGCATCTCGACCGGGACTTCGCCCGGGCCCGCACCCATCTGACCGGCGCCTTTCGCGACGAGTACCGCAGGACCACGACGACGGTCGTGGGACCGACCGCCAGGAAGTACCACGGCGTGGTGAAGGCGACGGTGACGGCACCCACAGGCGGTGGCCGGCCTGCGGCGTCCGTCGTGTCGGCCGGACCGGACAAGGCCGTGGTCCTGCTGTTCGTCAACCAGGTCACCACGAGCACCCAGGTGACGGGGTCCCGCATGGATCTGAACCGGGTGCGGATGACGCTCACCCGCACCTCCGAGGGCTGGAAGGTGAGCGCCGTGGACGCGCTCTAGGACGCCGGCGCTGACTCAGCTCAGCCGGAGTGCCACCGCAAGTCGTCTTTGACTCAGCTTCCGTCCTCTATGCCCGCACGACCGCGGCCGGAACCCTCTTCAATGCCGCCTCCGCCTGGGACTCGGCTCACCCCGAAGGCTTCCGGCGCCGACCACTAAGGATCAAGCTGGGGTCTTGAGAGTGATCTGTTGAGTGAGCTGAGGGGGTGTCCGTGGCTAAGCTTGTCCGGCAGCAGCAGGTCGATGCCTACGTGGGGTTCCACGCTTTCGGGCTCCAGGAAAGCGATGACACTGACCTGCCGGTTTCCTTTCCGGACGACTTCGACTTCGACGTCTTTCTCAGCACCCATCCCGGGCGGCTGGACATCACCAGCGGCGGTCACACGCACACCGCCACCGTTGACGTCGAAGTGTGGGACGGGCCTCCGCCCCAGCAGGATCTGACCGACTGGGACGAGCAAGCAGACGCCGACTTCACATCGACCAGAGGTCAGGTCGCCGTGTGGTCCATGCACACAGGCCGCTCCGAGGACCTCATCACGCTGGCTGATTCCGGCGGATCGTGGCGGGTGCGTGTCAGCTGTACGGGCCGGGATGCCGCTGCGGCTCTGTCGGAGGGCGAAGGCACCGGACACGGTCTCGAGCGCTACCTCGTGCAGTTCTGGCCCGCGCAATCGTGAGCTGCCCGTAGCGGCAGTGGGCCGGTGTCATCGGCCCACTGCCGGCGCATCCGAGCTCAGCCGACGATCTTCACGATGAAGCCGTCGTCGAGTCCATCGAAGGTCAACGTGAAGAAGGTCCTCACTGCCTGGCCCCGTGCTGGGTGCCTTGCGATCGTCCCGCTCGAAGCAGCCGACCGAAGTCCGTGCGGCCCGAGGGGCCCTTCAGGCCGCCATCAGCGCCGCCAGGGCGCGGTCCATTGCGGCGTTGAACTCTTCCGGCGTCAGCGGCAGACGGGACTTGACGTCCCGACTCCACTGGTCGGCGAGGACCTCGGCGGAGCCCGCCTGGACACCGTCGAGCGCGGCGTCGGCCAGGTCCGGCGGAGCGATCTTGTCCACGGGCCAGCCCGCCGCCATGTCGGTGTCGGCCAGGCCGAGGTGTACCGCTGTGACGAGCGTGCCCTGCTCGGCGAGCTCCAGGCGGACGCCGTTGGTCATGGCCCAGGCGGCGGCCTTGGTCAGGTGGTAGGCATTGGCGCCCTTGCCCCCGAACCACGACATGGCGGAGAGGACGTTGACGATCGCGCCCCCGCCGTTCCTGGCGAGCGCCGGCGCGAACTCCCGGATCATTCCCAGGTGGCCGAACATGTTGGTCTCCAGCTCGTGCCGCACCGCGTCCAGCGAACCGGTCACCAGGTCGGTCCCCGTACTGATTCCCGCGTTGTTGATGAGTAGCGAGACGTCCGGGGCGGCCTCGGCGGCGGCCCTCACGGATGCGGGATCGGCGATGTCGAGGGGCAGCACCTCGACCCCGGGCAGGTCCACGGTCTCCGGTCGGCGGGCCGTCGCGTAGACCTTGCGGGCGCCCCGTTCGAGCAGGCGCTGGGCGAAGGCGCGGCCCAGGCCGCGGTTGGCTCCGGTGACAAGGGCGACGGAGTTGTTGATATCCATGGCCGGTACGCTAAAACCTGACGCTGGCGTCAGAGGCAAGTGCTGGTCGTCAGGCCAGGGGTGAGAGGAATCACCATGACTGTCACAGTGGCCGCAGCCGAGCGGTTGATCCGCATCGGCGAGGTGGCACGAGGTGCCGGCGTCTCAGTGCGCGCGGTGCGCTACTACGAGCAGCAAGGGCTGCTCGTCGCGGAGCGCAGCCCGTCCGGCCAGCGCCTGTACCGGCAGGACGCCATCGCCCTGGTCCGCTTCTTCCAGCAGATGTTCGCCGCCGGCCTCACCAGCCGAAGGATCAGCGAACTCCTGCCGTGCTGGGACGCCGGGCACACCGACGCCGGGCAACGAGCCATGCTGCGAGCCGAGCGCGAGCGCATCCAGGCCAAGATCGACGACCTGCAGGCCGCCCTGGACCACCTCGACGAGGTCATCGCGATCACGGACACGCACCCGTAGGCGCGGTCGGCCAGACGTCTCATCAGCGATCCAATACTCCAGCTGTACATCGCGATCTTCATGTCTGGGACGCGGCTTGTCGCCGGTAATGGCTGGTGAGGGATCGCTGCTGATGGAGCCGCCGCCAGTGCGACCAGTCGAGCCGGTAGGCCATGTCGTGGCGAGGCTGGACGGCGACCGTGATGAACAGGCGCTGGATCTCGTTGCAGGACAGCGGGACCAGGCCGTCCCGGACGGGGCTGCGGGCGTGTTCGTCGGCACGGACTACCGCGAGGAAGGCGTGGGCGAGCATCGCGAGGGTGACCCAGCGGGTCCAAGAGCGGCAGCGGCGGACCTGGTGCTCGTCGAGTCCCGCCAGCCCTTTCTCGGCCTGGAAGGTCTCTTCCACACGCCACCTCGAGCCAGCGGTCTTGACCAGCACAGTCAGCGGGACTGGCTCGGCGGAGTGGCAGCGGTAATAGGCGAGTTCACCGGTGGTGCGGCTGCGGCGGATCGGGAGCTGGTGGCTGCCCGGCGTCGGGGCGACGAGATCGACGACGGCCCAGTCGTAGAACCGTTGTCCTTTAGGCAGTCGATCGGCCAGGAAAAGAGCACGTCCATCCGCTCATCATCGAGGAGCGGGACACAGCCCAGGTCGACATTGAGGATGCCGCCCCGTCTGTAGCCGCAAGCCGTGGTCGCTGCGACCTGTTGGAGGCCGGGAGCGGTCTTCGGGCGAGGGTCAGTTGCCGCCGACGGCCTTGAACATGTAGTTCTCGGCCTTCTCACGGCTGACGTTCCAGTACGAGACTGCGGGGTTGTCGTCGATGTTCAGGAAGTTGGCCTCGTCGGGCAGCGGGACCTCGATCGGCCCGCTGTCCGGATCGGCGTTGGAGATGCGGCCCTGGAGGCTGACGGTCATCGTCTCCACGGCCTCGGTCGGCGCGCCAGTACGGAAGAGGAGCATGCCCGCGTATGCCTTCTTGCCCGGCCCGATCTTGACTGCCTTCATCTCGGACTCCATCGGGCCGACCTGATCCTCGCGACCGTTGTCGAAGCGGACGATCGGGTAGCGGTAGAGAGTGCATTCCTTGTCGCCGGTGTTGGTGGCCGTGAGGAGGAGGTGCCGGACCGAGTCATGTGGGTACACCGTCGTGGCGACCGAGATGTTCGCGCCGCTGCAGGCGGTGGCGCTCTCGCCGACGGTGCTGCTCGACCCACCGGAGTTCCCCGAGCCGCCACCCGAGTCCTGCGAGCCGCCGCCCGAGTCCTGCGAGCCGCCGCCCGTGCCGGTGCCCCCGCCGGGCTGGGTGGAGGCGGTCGCGCTCGGGGTGGCGGACGAGGTGATGGTGCCCGTGCCGTTGTTCGTGCCGTCCGGCTCGC
Encoded proteins:
- a CDS encoding MCE family protein; the encoded protein is MTRRPSVPRTLALLTALAVLAALAVVLWPRPQAVRVTAYFPRTVGIYPGSDVRVLGVRIGEVKRITPEGSRVRVELEYEEGRRLPADAQAAIINSSVVSDRYVQLLPVYRKGPVLRDGDVIPESRTAVPVELDRIFDSLHTTSEALGPKGANKDGSLSRLLGVSADNLEGQGENLNQTVEDLSQAVTTLSDGRGDLFGTVQNLQVFTAALAADDRRVRSFNGSLADVAEQLAGERKDLAAALEHLGAALGDVSEFVKKNKKSLTSNVRGLSKVTKVLVTQRAALEELLEVAPTGLSNLQNAYNASAGTLDTRNNPEEPQDPASLLCSLLKTIGDEGGKNPDCAELKKLFDSLPEVPTAPATTGTVDRTLGGILEARA
- a CDS encoding MCE family protein; this encodes MVAWTAAGSLLLSGCGFNGWYDVQLPGGAAADGRAYHVTVEFRDVLDLVPQSAVKVDGVTVGAVEKVELVGWHARVRLRVADSVKLPANAVADLRQTSMLGEKYVALSAPVGTAPVGRLRDGDRVPLSRSGRNPEIEEVLSALSALLNGGGVAQLKTITVELNKALEGRENRVRSLLTELDTFLGGLDGQRADIVRALKGIDRLAKRLRKEEKTIAEAVDTLPPALKVLADQRRDLTRMLTALSKLGKTGTRVVNASRDDTVANLKQLRPILQQLDKAGDDLPNSLELLTTYPFPRNVVDAVEGDYVNLAVTADLDLAGIYGNVTDKPGESGGSGEGDEGSGTPDLPDLPDLPDVPGVPTPTALPKAPEVPVEPSAPTDGDDLLCPPVCTAGYGPRGDSGRLPAGIDLALAELMLKGIQP
- a CDS encoding MCE family protein; protein product: MITRTVKAQLLAFAVLTGVGVSYVGAEYTGLVDDVLDRGYTVRADFAASGGIFSGAEVTYRGVPVGRVGELRLSGSGVSVALEIEDDAPRIPADTLAVVANRSAVGEQYVDLQPRRTGGPYLLDGSPIPRERTRVPLPTTDLVVSLDRLVNSVGKDDLRTTVDELGKAFSGTGPRLSRLVDSGNELVEAASDTLPETISLIEDSRTVLKTQSDQGSAIKSFSRDLAALTAELKASDGDLRRLIDNAVPAAQEIDSLLKSTRPDLPVLLANLISGGQVTVARLPGVEQALVTFPVVVAGSYTVVPGDGTTHFGLVLGADDPPPCTQGYDGTRRRDPADTSTRPANTDARCTAPRGSDTSVRGAQNAPGASAGSYGAERAAYVTPYDPDTGTATGPDGTPVEIGSTGGEQTVFGKESWQWLLVGPMA
- a CDS encoding SDR family oxidoreductase, producing the protein MDINNSVALVTGANRGLGRAFAQRLLERGARKVYATARRPETVDLPGVEVLPLDIADPASVRAAAEAAPDVSLLINNAGISTGTDLVTGSLDAVRHELETNMFGHLGMIREFAPALARNGGGAIVNVLSAMSWFGGKGANAYHLTKAAAWAMTNGVRLELAEQGTLVTAVHLGLADTDMAAGWPVDKIAPPDLADAALDGVQAGSAEVLADQWSRDVKSRLPLTPEEFNAAMDRALAALMAA
- a CDS encoding MerR family transcriptional regulator: MTVTVAAAERLIRIGEVARGAGVSVRAVRYYEQQGLLVAERSPSGQRLYRQDAIALVRFFQQMFAAGLTSRRISELLPCWDAGHTDAGQRAMLRAERERIQAKIDDLQAALDHLDEVIAITDTHP
- a CDS encoding DUF4232 domain-containing protein, whose product is MRTAHKSWKTYALGAAALTALLSATACEPDGTNNGTGTITSSATPSATASTQPGGGTGTGGGSQDSGGGSQDSGGGSGNSGGSSSTVGESATACSGANISVATTVYPHDSVRHLLLTATNTGDKECTLYRYPIVRFDNGREDQVGPMESEMKAVKIGPGKKAYAGMLLFRTGAPTEAVETMTVSLQGRISNADPDSGPIEVPLPDEANFLNIDDNPAVSYWNVSREKAENYMFKAVGGN